In the Acomys russatus chromosome 13, mAcoRus1.1, whole genome shotgun sequence genome, one interval contains:
- the Efcab12 gene encoding EF-hand calcium-binding domain-containing protein 12 — MHPKLKKSGEVGCQPPVKFSAKGRNLRGRGRRRTKAAGRKTRVLRKSPAPRDASQRNAHPPDHQSLAESLAKYTGRRGAKLGESQKTEGKNVSRVTFNFTTADLGPFSSLASIDDDTDETSQGPVFNPERVTAHCFRQLKQKDFRLPQSRWRVIIVSGIKDQVLAHPTLPLQPPPPPVPSFKALDLGAAQEPPLDRMAWLSQKAQLRRQLETFGDVRTWLENKAAITPSEAKVLLRVQQEQNAPKDTLISVRTPKVEPRRTIRQPIPQLRLPKPSILSHLFAYLRSQKIKVLEVFNKVDLGEKQRITREEFIMAMKAIGVPLTNQELEDVIIYLGSLGKQNAITTDALVTTYKQWSLAQQRSTVPTAREYYNLSIKRTPQKRAPQKQQAVSSPVPPTMDLLKVPEVDTKTERRPMTEEDMEDVGKRYRERRRQAKLCIPSIQYMENCRLVRSGIKQFDDHCLPSTLSGEMEELINKTRRDVFLVYLQCWELCEVNGLPLTEDLLRRALLYPGDKIITLKEEVRPIRQPGGYYIDERIFYRLPGFKTQGHQKLGEKKADKKTMKLEAMHFEEFEEFTGKLKAKRPRGPTCTHPNHFWPGHLLEKLRLYLPTVAKDKSLAIFSRIEQTRHAYPASYHSKDWWPMKDWAYMTHAYYDANKVYSIN; from the exons ATGCATCCTAAATTGAAGAAATCTGGAGAAGTCGGCTGTCAGCCCCCAGTCAAGTTCTCGGCAAAGGGTCGCAACTTGAGAGGTAGAGGGCGGAGACGGACAAAAGCTGCGGGCCGGAAGACCAGAGTTCTCAGAAAGTCTCCCGCCCCACGTGATGCTTCACAGAGGAATGCTCATCCCCCTGACCACCAGAGTCTAGCAGAAAGCCTGGCCAAATACACCGGGAGGAGAGGCGCCAAGCTAGGGGAGTCCCAGAAAACTGAAGGGAAGAATGTCAGTCGGGTGACATTCAACTTCACAACCGCAGACCTTG GGCCCTTCTCATCTTTAGCCTCTATAGATGATGACACCGATGAAACCAGCCAGGGTCCTGTCTTCAATCCTGAGCGGGTCACTGCCCACTGCTTCAGGCAGTTGAAGCAGAAAGACTTCCGCCTGCCACAGAGCCGCTGGCGGGTCATCATTGTGTCTGGCATAAAGGACCAGGTGCTAGCCCACCCCACGCTCCCTCTTCAACCTCCCCCTCCACCCGTGCCTAGCTTCAAAGCTCTGGATCTTGGAGCTGCCCAAGAGCCACCGTTGGACAGGATGGCCTGGCTGAGCCAGAAGGCACAGCTCCGGAGGCAGCTGGAGACATTTGGTGATGTCAGGACATGGCTGGAGAACAAGGCCGCCATTACACCGTCAGAGGCCAAGGTTCTGCTCAGGGTTCAACAGGAACAAAATGCCCCTAAGGACACCTTGATTTCAGTCAGGACACCCAAG GTGGAACCTCGCAGGACCATCCGACAACCCATCCCCCAGCTGCGACTGCCCAAGCCCTCTATCCTGTCTCACTTGTTTGCCTACCTGCGTAGTCAAAAAATCAAGGTCCTGGAAGTATTTAACAAGGTGGATCTGGGTGAGAAGCAGCGCATCACCAGGGAGGAATTTATCATGGCTATGAAGGCA ATCGGAGTTCCTCTGACGAACCAGGAGCTGGAGGACGTAATCATCTACCTCGGCTCTCTTGGGAAGCAGAACGCCATCACCACGGATGCCCTGGTCACCACCTACAAGCAGTGGTCACTGGCCCAGCAGAGAAGCACCGTGCCCACTGCCAGGGAGT ATTACAATCTGTCTATAAAGAGAACGCCCCAGAAGCGTGCCCCTCAAAAGCAGCAGGCTGTCTCATCTCCAGTGCCTCCCACGATGGATCTGCTGAAGGTCCCCGAGGTTGATACAAAGACGGAGAGGCGGCCtatgacagaggaagacatggAGGATGTGGGCAAGCGGTATCgcgagaggcggaggcaggccaAG CTCTGTATTCCCTCTATCCAATACATGGAGAACTGCCGACTAGTTCGATCTGGCATCAAACAGTTTGATGATCACTGCCTGCCATCCACTCTTTCTGGGGAGATGGAAGAGTTGATTAACAAGACCCGCAGGGATGTCTTCCTCGTCTACCTGCAGTGCTGGGAACTCTGTGAGGTCAATGGGCTCCCACTGACTGAGGACCTTCTCAGGAGAG CACTACTGTATCCAGGAGACAAGATAATTACTCTGAAAGAAGAAGTCCGCCCAATCCGGCAGCCTGGAGGCTATTATATAGATGAGAGGATTTTCTACCGCCTGCCTGGATTCAAGACCCAAGGCCACCAAAAGCTTGGGGAAAAGAAGGCAGACAA GAAAACAATGAAACTCGAGGCAATGCACTTTGAGGAGTTCGAGGAATTTACTGG gaAGCTGAAGGCGAAGAGACCCAGGGGTCCCACATGCACCCACCCCAATCATTTCTGGCCCGGTCACCTTCTGGAAAAGCTGCGGCTCTACCTGCCCACTGTGGCCAAGGACAAGAGCCTGGCAATCTTCAGCCGTATAGAACAGACACGCCACGCTTACCCTGCCTCCTACCACTCTAAGGACTGGTGGCCCATGAAAGACTGGGCTTACATGACCCACGCCTATTATGACGCAAACAAGGTTTACTCCATCAACTAG